A section of the Saccopteryx leptura isolate mSacLep1 chromosome 6, mSacLep1_pri_phased_curated, whole genome shotgun sequence genome encodes:
- the LOC136377294 gene encoding prothymosin alpha-like, which yields MLDGAMDTRSEITTKGLKKKEVVQVLENKRDTPANGNTNENGEQKADNEAEEEEEGGKEEEEKEEKEDDAEEEEGNVNEAEVATSNGAAE from the coding sequence ATGTTAGATGGAGCCATGGACACCAGGTCCGAGATCACCACCAAgggcttaaaaaagaaggaagttgtGCAGGTGTTAGAgaataaaagagacacacctgCTAATGGGAACACTAATGAAAATGGGGAGCAGAAAGCTGACAATGAggcagaagaagaggaagaaggagggaaagaggaggaggaaaaggaggagaaagaagatgatgctgaggaagaggaaggaaatgtAAATGAAGCTGAGGTAGCTACAAGCAATGGGGCAGCTGAATAA